A part of Paenarthrobacter sp. A20 genomic DNA contains:
- a CDS encoding PspC domain-containing protein: protein MNANSMNPEEPGTPGTAGSSGSGSTTGAPTGAAGSASGAPGEPTAGASAGTGPAAGSYPPAGDEPAASQQNFFDWIRNQGIRRGPDRWIGGVASGVAHRFGIDPLIVRGIFIVLALFAGVGVLLYGIAWALLPEPDGRIHVQEAAAGRWSGGMTGALITSIIGLPSLGRGFWGWGWDGLPGLFWTLFWMGGVFYLIYFLVQRSKASKGTPPVSQQNYSATPGQAAYGTPTAYGTPTAYGTPTSYGTPTAYGSTATANTGVPAYGAAAPGTKHQGRPNPTGGYGARPVPSSGPFSPSGPSGPRPPYGPTPPQGWQPKPAAPKRKGPGPAIVAVSAGAALLAGGTLKALDAGNVIDLGNSANAVVWATGAAVLGLGILVAGFRGRTSGFLGFLAVVALIIGGIFNVIPRDGDRFTFHDVNWAPTSLEQARLGINVTGAKGLVDLSEMTMTPPLVSEVTIPVDATASNVTVIIPDDVPVEVRADMTFGNLNERGADRGGRLQDETTLYNTEKPGANLVVEIDGTFSNVTIQEGN, encoded by the coding sequence ATGAACGCGAACAGCATGAATCCAGAGGAACCCGGAACGCCAGGCACGGCCGGCAGCTCCGGCTCCGGCTCCACCACAGGCGCTCCCACCGGCGCCGCCGGTTCCGCTTCCGGGGCACCGGGAGAGCCTACTGCCGGCGCTTCTGCGGGGACTGGTCCCGCGGCCGGCAGCTACCCGCCGGCCGGCGACGAACCGGCCGCCTCCCAGCAGAACTTCTTCGACTGGATCCGCAACCAAGGCATCCGCCGTGGACCGGACCGCTGGATCGGCGGCGTGGCAAGCGGTGTAGCCCACCGCTTCGGCATCGACCCCCTGATCGTCAGGGGCATCTTCATCGTCCTGGCACTCTTTGCCGGTGTGGGCGTTTTGCTCTACGGCATTGCCTGGGCGCTCCTGCCCGAACCGGACGGCCGAATCCACGTCCAGGAAGCTGCCGCGGGCCGCTGGTCCGGAGGCATGACGGGTGCGTTGATCACGTCGATCATCGGACTGCCGAGCCTGGGCCGCGGTTTCTGGGGATGGGGTTGGGATGGTCTTCCCGGCCTGTTCTGGACCCTTTTCTGGATGGGCGGCGTCTTCTACCTCATCTACTTCCTGGTCCAACGCAGCAAAGCCTCGAAGGGAACTCCGCCCGTGAGCCAGCAGAACTATTCCGCGACACCCGGCCAAGCGGCTTACGGGACGCCAACCGCCTACGGGACGCCAACCGCCTACGGGACGCCGACTTCCTACGGGACGCCTACCGCCTACGGGTCTACGGCGACGGCCAACACTGGCGTGCCTGCCTACGGTGCAGCGGCACCCGGCACCAAGCACCAGGGGCGGCCCAACCCCACTGGCGGCTACGGTGCCCGGCCGGTTCCGTCGTCGGGACCCTTCAGCCCCTCAGGACCCTCCGGTCCCCGTCCGCCGTACGGCCCCACTCCCCCGCAAGGCTGGCAGCCAAAGCCTGCCGCTCCCAAGCGCAAGGGCCCGGGACCCGCAATCGTGGCAGTCTCTGCCGGCGCAGCATTGCTGGCCGGCGGTACCTTGAAAGCGCTCGACGCCGGCAATGTCATTGACCTGGGTAACTCCGCCAACGCCGTTGTCTGGGCTACCGGTGCGGCCGTCCTGGGCCTGGGCATCCTCGTCGCGGGGTTTCGGGGCCGGACGTCAGGGTTCCTTGGGTTCCTGGCAGTGGTTGCCCTGATCATTGGCGGAATCTTCAACGTCATCCCCAGGGACGGAGACCGCTTCACCTTCCACGACGTGAATTGGGCGCCAACGAGTCTGGAACAAGCACGCCTGGGCATCAACGTCACCGGGGCCAAGGGCTTGGTGGACTTGAGCGAAATGACCATGACGCCCCCCTTGGTTTCCGAAGTCACGATTCCCGTTGACGCCACCGCCAGCAACGTCACGGTCATCATTCCCGACGACGTCCCGGTGGAGGTCAGGGCGGACATGACATTCGGCAACCTCAATGAACGCGGCGCCGACCGCGGCGGCCGGCTACAGGATGAGACCACCCTCTACAACACCGAAAAGCCCGGAGCCAACCTTGTGGTGGAGATCGACGGCACGTTCAGCAACGTGACCATCCAGGAAGGAAACTGA
- a CDS encoding GNAT family N-acetyltransferase: MSSSNSSVNGGLSVKRIAVPESPDAGNASDFRVFHGLLVAHQRELWGNQDRSPTVAEAVHFWQGNAYEERQVFLAYRDGAVVGSGTLTLPLSENTTTAGVDVLVDSPFRRRGFGSRILGVLEQLARGRGRISFDAYCEEPIAPVLEGAALLDAKSGTGGVPVDSASTQFALHHGYSLEQVETNSTLPFPVEEEVLRVLDVEATRRAGGYSVIAWQDKCPAELVDVFARLKSLMSTEIPIAGLGWEGEEWDAVRVRQEESTWAAGGVDSVVAVARHDATGELAAYTVLTHRGALPAVIYQEDTLVAPGHRGHRLGMVVKIANLRRAKELWPDATSVMTWNANENRHMLAINIALGFKPSGFEGEWQKRLE; this comes from the coding sequence GTGTCGTCGTCGAACTCTTCCGTCAATGGCGGGTTGTCGGTAAAGCGGATTGCCGTCCCCGAAAGTCCTGACGCAGGTAATGCATCCGACTTCCGGGTATTTCACGGGCTGCTCGTGGCCCACCAACGTGAGCTCTGGGGAAATCAGGACCGCAGCCCCACCGTGGCCGAGGCTGTCCACTTCTGGCAGGGCAACGCGTACGAAGAGCGGCAGGTTTTTCTGGCGTATCGTGACGGCGCCGTGGTGGGCAGCGGAACGCTGACCCTGCCACTGAGCGAAAACACGACGACGGCGGGCGTGGACGTCCTTGTCGACTCACCTTTTCGGCGGCGCGGCTTCGGGTCCAGGATACTGGGGGTGCTGGAACAGTTGGCGCGCGGGCGGGGCCGTATCTCCTTTGACGCGTATTGCGAGGAGCCAATCGCGCCGGTGTTGGAAGGCGCCGCGTTATTGGATGCGAAGTCAGGAACAGGCGGTGTCCCCGTGGATTCGGCATCCACACAGTTCGCCCTTCATCATGGGTATTCCCTGGAACAAGTCGAAACCAACAGCACGCTGCCCTTCCCCGTCGAGGAGGAAGTCCTGCGGGTGCTCGATGTTGAGGCAACACGGCGGGCTGGCGGTTACAGCGTCATTGCCTGGCAGGACAAGTGCCCAGCGGAACTTGTCGACGTGTTCGCACGCCTCAAGAGCCTCATGAGCACCGAGATTCCCATTGCAGGCCTTGGCTGGGAAGGCGAGGAATGGGATGCCGTGCGCGTCCGTCAGGAGGAGTCCACCTGGGCGGCGGGCGGTGTTGACTCGGTGGTGGCGGTTGCGCGTCACGATGCCACAGGTGAACTGGCGGCCTACACGGTCCTCACGCACCGGGGGGCTTTGCCTGCCGTGATCTACCAGGAGGACACGTTGGTGGCGCCAGGACACCGGGGCCATCGCCTGGGGATGGTGGTCAAGATCGCCAATCTTCGTCGTGCGAAGGAGCTGTGGCCTGACGCCACGTCGGTGATGACGTGGAACGCCAATGAAAACCGGCATATGCTGGCCATAAATATCGCCCTTGGATTCAAGCCTTCCGGCTTTGAAGGCGAATGGCAGAAACGGCTGGAATGA
- a CDS encoding pyridoxal phosphate-dependent aminotransferase gives MSAGTTTARISQRISAIAESATLAVDAKAKALKAAGRPVIGFGAGEPDFPTPDYIVQAAIEAAGQPKYHRYSPAGGLPELKKAIAEKTLRDSGYQVDPSQVLVTNGGKQAVYNTFATLVDPGDEVIIPTPFWTTYPEAIRLAGGVPVEVFAGPEQGYLVTVEQLEAAVTDRTKILLFVSPSNPTGAVYSPEQVAEIGKWAASKGLWVVTDEIYEHLTYDGVEFTSIATAAPELGDKVVILNGVAKTYAMTGWRVGWMIGPADVIKAATNLQSHATSNVSNIMQVAAAAALTGPLTAVDEMKVAFDRRRRAIVAGLNAIEGVECPTPTGAFYVYADVRGLLGKEFETSNGPVRPSTSAELATLILDEVEVAVVPGEAFGPSGYVRLSYALGDEDLAEGVRRIQEFLGKAK, from the coding sequence ATGTCTGCCGGAACAACTACCGCCCGCATTTCACAGCGAATCTCCGCCATTGCCGAGTCCGCCACCCTTGCCGTTGACGCCAAGGCCAAGGCACTGAAGGCCGCGGGACGTCCCGTGATCGGTTTCGGTGCCGGGGAACCCGATTTCCCCACCCCGGATTACATCGTCCAGGCTGCCATTGAAGCTGCGGGCCAGCCGAAGTACCACCGCTACTCCCCCGCCGGTGGCCTCCCTGAGCTGAAGAAGGCCATCGCGGAGAAGACCCTGCGGGACTCGGGCTACCAGGTTGACCCCTCCCAGGTCCTGGTGACCAACGGTGGCAAGCAGGCGGTCTACAACACCTTCGCTACTTTGGTGGATCCGGGCGACGAGGTCATCATTCCCACCCCGTTCTGGACCACCTACCCGGAAGCCATCCGCCTCGCCGGCGGCGTGCCCGTTGAGGTCTTCGCCGGCCCGGAACAGGGATACCTGGTGACCGTCGAGCAGCTGGAAGCAGCCGTGACCGACCGGACCAAGATCCTGCTTTTCGTTTCCCCGTCCAACCCCACCGGTGCCGTGTACAGCCCGGAACAGGTAGCTGAGATCGGCAAGTGGGCCGCGTCCAAGGGCCTGTGGGTCGTCACGGACGAAATCTACGAGCACCTGACCTATGACGGCGTGGAGTTCACCTCCATCGCCACCGCCGCACCGGAACTCGGCGACAAGGTTGTCATCCTCAACGGTGTGGCCAAGACCTATGCCATGACCGGTTGGCGTGTGGGCTGGATGATCGGCCCGGCTGACGTCATCAAGGCTGCCACCAACCTGCAGTCCCATGCGACGTCCAACGTCTCCAACATCATGCAGGTCGCCGCCGCCGCTGCCCTCACGGGTCCGCTGACCGCCGTCGACGAGATGAAGGTGGCCTTCGACCGTCGCCGCAGGGCGATCGTTGCCGGCCTCAACGCGATTGAAGGCGTTGAATGCCCGACGCCGACCGGCGCCTTCTACGTGTACGCGGACGTCCGCGGGCTGCTGGGCAAGGAATTTGAGACCTCCAACGGTCCTGTCCGTCCTTCCACCTCTGCTGAACTCGCCACCCTGATCCTCGACGAGGTTGAGGTGGCCGTGGTTCCGGGCGAAGCGTTCGGTCCCTCTGGCTACGTCCGTCTGTCCTACGCATTGGGCGACGAGGACCTCGCCGAAGGTGTCCGCCGCATCCAGGAATTCCTGGGCAAGGCCAAGTAG
- the rplA gene encoding 50S ribosomal protein L1 — MAKRSKAYEAAVAKIEADKVYAPIEAITLAKDTNPSKFDATVEVAFRLGVDPRKADQMVRGTVNLPHGTGKTARVLVFATGDKAEAAIAAGADFVGSDDLIEKIAAGWTDFDAAVATPDLMGKVGRLGKVLGPRNLMPNPKTGTVTPDVTKAVNDIKGGKIDFRVDKHSNLHFIIGKVSFDANKLAENYAAALEEVLRLKPSASKGRYIQKATVATTFGPGITVDPNVTKVLTDA, encoded by the coding sequence ATGGCAAAGCGCAGCAAAGCATATGAGGCAGCCGTAGCCAAGATCGAGGCAGACAAGGTCTACGCCCCGATCGAAGCCATCACCCTCGCGAAGGACACCAACCCTTCCAAGTTCGACGCAACCGTTGAGGTCGCTTTCCGCCTGGGCGTCGACCCGCGTAAGGCCGACCAGATGGTTCGTGGCACCGTCAACCTGCCGCACGGCACCGGTAAGACCGCCCGCGTCCTCGTCTTCGCAACCGGCGACAAGGCTGAAGCAGCAATCGCTGCCGGCGCCGACTTCGTTGGTTCCGATGACCTGATCGAAAAGATCGCAGCCGGCTGGACCGACTTCGACGCCGCAGTGGCAACCCCTGACCTCATGGGCAAGGTTGGCCGCCTCGGTAAGGTCCTCGGCCCGCGTAACCTGATGCCGAACCCGAAGACCGGTACGGTTACCCCGGATGTCACCAAGGCTGTCAACGACATCAAGGGCGGCAAGATCGACTTCCGCGTCGACAAGCACTCGAACCTGCACTTCATCATCGGCAAGGTTTCCTTCGACGCCAACAAGCTGGCCGAGAACTACGCAGCTGCATTGGAAGAGGTGCTTCGTTTGAAGCCTTCCGCTTCCAAGGGCCGCTACATCCAGAAGGCAACTGTTGCCACCACGTTCGGCCCGGGCATCACCGTGGACCCGAACGTCACCAAGGTTCTCACCGACGCGTAA
- a CDS encoding ATP-binding protein — translation MTTAVQRPVLVRSSDRMIAGVCSGLADHLGWPVKFVRLGMILACFAAGAGVAFYAWLWTMVPTADENAKRNARRPASPIAPAVSLPPVSAPIGGPAGVSVPSVGGGRVPQAYDAGTSPSVAGPPPVHGSVAGGGFVPPRAPVQGGGSVPGPGSVPPAGPAAFGNASSSWNWPASGGENSLASWFSFRRIQYGKEILLGAALLLVAAILIARQFGVDVPLGTLIPAAAILGGAAIAWMQLDETRRAGLVDKTKADQAGGWVRLAAGLALVVAGVLVMVSGSGSWEQTWLALLASVAVLGGVALVLLPWGLKFWKDLETERAGRIRETERAEIAAHLHDSVLQTLALIQRRAGSEQDVVRLARAQERELRAWLFSDAAKESGLLADRIKAVAAEVEDLHGHAVEVVTVGDTEMTDRHEAMVQAAREAMLNAARHGGGTVSVYLESTAGSTEIFIKDRGPGFDPEAVPDDRLGVKESIIGRMKRHGGTATINSSDDGTEVRLALPSANGDAGEQRNNESRNGEAKQ, via the coding sequence ATGACAACCGCCGTACAACGCCCAGTGCTGGTCCGCAGCAGCGACCGCATGATCGCGGGCGTCTGCAGCGGGCTGGCCGATCATTTGGGCTGGCCGGTCAAGTTCGTCCGGCTCGGCATGATCCTCGCCTGTTTCGCCGCCGGGGCAGGCGTGGCCTTTTATGCATGGCTTTGGACCATGGTTCCTACGGCGGATGAGAACGCCAAGCGCAACGCCCGCCGGCCGGCGTCGCCCATTGCTCCTGCGGTGAGCCTGCCGCCCGTATCGGCGCCCATTGGTGGGCCCGCTGGTGTGTCGGTTCCCAGCGTTGGAGGCGGTCGGGTCCCGCAAGCGTACGACGCCGGAACGTCGCCGTCGGTGGCCGGCCCACCGCCGGTCCATGGTTCTGTTGCGGGCGGCGGCTTTGTCCCTCCCCGTGCGCCGGTCCAAGGCGGCGGTTCCGTCCCGGGCCCGGGTTCGGTTCCTCCCGCTGGGCCTGCAGCTTTTGGCAACGCTTCCTCCTCCTGGAACTGGCCCGCCAGTGGCGGTGAGAATTCGTTGGCTTCGTGGTTCTCTTTCCGGCGGATCCAGTACGGCAAGGAAATACTGCTGGGCGCGGCACTGCTCCTGGTGGCGGCCATACTGATCGCCCGCCAGTTCGGCGTCGACGTTCCTTTGGGTACCCTCATTCCGGCGGCGGCCATCCTGGGGGGTGCCGCGATTGCCTGGATGCAGCTCGACGAAACCCGCAGGGCCGGCCTGGTGGACAAGACCAAGGCCGACCAAGCCGGCGGATGGGTCCGCCTGGCGGCCGGCCTGGCGTTGGTGGTGGCAGGGGTTCTGGTGATGGTGTCCGGTTCGGGATCCTGGGAGCAGACATGGCTGGCACTGCTGGCGTCCGTGGCCGTCCTTGGCGGCGTTGCCCTGGTCCTGCTGCCGTGGGGCCTCAAGTTTTGGAAGGACCTGGAAACCGAGCGGGCAGGCCGCATCCGCGAGACTGAACGCGCTGAAATCGCGGCGCATTTGCATGACTCCGTTCTCCAGACCCTGGCACTGATCCAGCGCAGGGCCGGTTCCGAGCAGGACGTGGTCCGCCTGGCCAGGGCGCAGGAACGCGAACTTCGGGCCTGGCTCTTCAGCGATGCCGCCAAGGAATCGGGCCTCCTGGCCGATCGGATCAAGGCCGTCGCAGCAGAGGTGGAAGACTTGCACGGCCATGCTGTGGAGGTGGTGACTGTCGGCGATACCGAGATGACGGACCGGCATGAGGCCATGGTGCAGGCGGCGCGGGAAGCGATGCTCAACGCCGCACGGCATGGCGGCGGAACGGTGTCGGTGTATTTGGAAAGTACGGCCGGCAGCACGGAGATCTTCATCAAGGACCGGGGGCCCGGATTCGATCCCGAAGCTGTCCCGGACGACAGGCTGGGCGTCAAGGAATCGATTATTGGCCGTATGAAGCGGCATGGCGGCACTGCAACCATCAACAGCAGCGACGACGGCACTGAAGTACGCCTGGCACTGCCGTCGGCCAATGGCGACGCCGGTGAACAGCGGAACAACGAATCGCGGAATGGAGAAGCGAAGCAATGA
- a CDS encoding response regulator transcription factor encodes MNTNPDGDPGRSVRVVIVDDHTIFRSGLKADLDARMNVVGEAGTVEQAIAVIAEARPEVVLLDVHLPGGLGGGGREVIAGSAALLGTTSFLALSVSDAAEDVVSVIRAGARGYVTKTISGKEISDAVIRVADGDAVFSPRLAGFVLDAFGTAPADIADDELDKLSARELEVMRLIARGYSYKEVAKELFISIKTVETHVSAVLRKLQLSSRHELTKWAAERRLL; translated from the coding sequence ATGAACACCAACCCCGACGGTGATCCAGGACGCAGCGTGCGTGTGGTGATCGTGGATGACCATACGATCTTCCGGTCCGGGCTTAAGGCCGACCTCGATGCCCGCATGAATGTGGTTGGCGAAGCCGGGACGGTGGAACAGGCCATTGCCGTCATTGCAGAGGCGCGTCCGGAGGTGGTGCTCCTGGATGTCCACCTTCCAGGTGGACTGGGCGGCGGCGGCCGGGAGGTCATTGCCGGCTCGGCCGCGCTGCTGGGCACCACCAGCTTCCTGGCGCTAAGTGTCTCTGACGCGGCCGAGGACGTCGTCTCCGTGATCCGCGCCGGTGCACGTGGCTACGTCACCAAGACCATTTCCGGCAAGGAGATCTCCGACGCCGTCATCAGGGTGGCCGACGGCGACGCTGTGTTCTCGCCCCGGCTGGCCGGTTTCGTGCTGGACGCCTTTGGCACCGCTCCGGCAGATATTGCGGACGATGAGCTGGATAAACTCTCTGCCCGTGAGCTCGAAGTCATGCGGCTCATTGCGCGGGGATACAGCTACAAGGAAGTCGCCAAGGAGTTGTTCATCTCCATCAAGACTGTGGAAACGCACGTCTCCGCAGTCCTCAGGAAACTCCAGCTCTCCAGCCGCCACGAACTCACCAAATGGGCGGCCGAGCGCCGCCTCCTCTGA
- the rplJ gene encoding 50S ribosomal protein L10, producing the protein MTTPSKISAVAEITNDFKESNAAVLTEYRGLTVAQLKELRVALGQDTKFSVVKNTLSAIAAKEAGVEAFNDQLAGPTAIAFIKGDAVAAAKSLTDFAKANKQLVIKTGVFEGKALDAAGVAALAALESRELQLARVAGVLKAPASAAARIIDALRLKLEEEGGAPAPAAEEAPAEEAAVEAAAEEVAAPAEAAEAATEEN; encoded by the coding sequence ATGACAACGCCTAGCAAGATCTCCGCAGTTGCAGAGATCACCAACGATTTCAAGGAATCGAACGCGGCTGTCCTGACCGAATACCGCGGGCTCACTGTTGCACAGCTCAAGGAACTGCGTGTTGCGCTCGGCCAGGACACCAAGTTCTCGGTCGTCAAGAACACCCTGAGTGCAATTGCAGCCAAGGAAGCTGGTGTTGAAGCATTCAACGATCAGCTTGCCGGCCCCACTGCAATCGCCTTCATCAAGGGTGACGCTGTTGCTGCTGCCAAGAGCCTGACGGACTTTGCCAAGGCCAACAAGCAGCTGGTTATCAAGACCGGCGTCTTCGAAGGCAAGGCATTGGACGCAGCAGGAGTTGCCGCACTGGCAGCCCTCGAGTCCCGCGAGCTGCAGCTCGCACGTGTTGCTGGTGTCCTCAAGGCTCCCGCATCCGCTGCTGCACGCATCATCGACGCTCTGCGCCTCAAGCTTGAAGAAGAGGGCGGCGCACCTGCACCGGCCGCTGAAGAAGCTCCGGCCGAAGAAGCTGCTGTTGAGGCTGCTGCCGAAGAGGTTGCGGCTCCGGCCGAAGCCGCTGAAGCTGCAACCGAAGAGAACTAA
- the rplK gene encoding 50S ribosomal protein L11, whose protein sequence is MAPKKKVTGLIKLQIQAGAANPAPPIGPALGQHGVNIMEFCKAYNAATESQRGNVIPVEITVYEDRSFTFITKTPPAAELIKKAAGVAKGSATPHTVKVAKLTQAQVEEIASTKMEDLNANDIKAAALIIAGTARSMGITVEG, encoded by the coding sequence TTGGCTCCCAAGAAGAAGGTCACCGGCCTCATCAAGCTGCAGATCCAGGCAGGTGCCGCTAACCCGGCTCCGCCGATCGGTCCTGCACTTGGCCAGCACGGTGTCAACATCATGGAATTCTGCAAGGCGTACAACGCCGCAACGGAATCCCAGCGCGGAAACGTTATCCCGGTCGAAATCACGGTCTACGAAGACCGTTCCTTCACCTTCATCACCAAGACCCCGCCGGCTGCAGAGCTCATCAAGAAGGCTGCAGGCGTTGCCAAGGGTTCGGCTACCCCGCACACCGTCAAGGTTGCCAAGCTGACCCAGGCACAGGTCGAGGAAATTGCTTCCACCAAGATGGAAGACCTTAACGCCAACGACATCAAGGCAGCCGCCCTGATCATCGCAGGCACCGCCCGCTCCATGGGCATCACCGTAGAAGGCTAA
- the secE gene encoding preprotein translocase subunit SecE — translation MSEDQVTETAASSSKGRPAKKADRGFFARIALFVRQVIGELKKVVAPTRKELINYTLVVLVFVAIMMLIVTLLDLAFGTGVSWVFGGSGATDR, via the coding sequence GTGAGTGAGGACCAGGTGACCGAAACAGCTGCCAGCAGCTCGAAGGGCCGTCCCGCCAAGAAAGCCGATCGTGGCTTCTTCGCCCGTATTGCTCTCTTCGTCCGCCAGGTCATTGGTGAACTCAAGAAGGTCGTTGCTCCCACCCGCAAGGAACTGATCAATTACACGCTCGTGGTGCTGGTGTTCGTGGCCATCATGATGCTCATCGTCACCCTTCTGGACCTGGCCTTCGGCACGGGAGTCAGCTGGGTCTTCGGTGGGTCAGGCGCTACGGACCGCTAA
- a CDS encoding PspC domain-containing protein, with translation MDKFFSIVRGFGLKRGPQRWLGGICGGIAAKLRVDVAYVRVAFLLFCLLPGPAFVVYILGWLLLPDQNNKIALESFISQRSR, from the coding sequence ATGGACAAGTTCTTCAGCATCGTCAGGGGCTTCGGCCTGAAGCGTGGACCACAGCGCTGGTTGGGCGGTATCTGCGGAGGAATCGCGGCAAAGCTCCGGGTGGACGTTGCCTACGTCCGCGTGGCCTTCCTGCTCTTCTGCTTGCTGCCAGGGCCGGCGTTCGTGGTCTACATCCTGGGCTGGCTTCTTCTGCCGGACCAGAACAACAAGATCGCGCTCGAGTCGTTCATCAGCCAGCGTTCCCGGTAG
- a CDS encoding GNAT family N-acetyltransferase, whose product MAETAGMTVDEAKTVQVEQLWVPDTLDSPDATDFLDAVEVGRRVRMETWGSDDLAYTPLEKLLEFSDPYERQIILVAKVDGAIVGTVDIALPLADNMDLAEFTLDILPEFQSQGVGRQLLEAAEQLARAEGRTMILVDTNHPATSLTEVPEDQLIPGSGAGFVPVSSREVDFAKRAGYTLQHIEQFSSCALPLDSKLVGDLQLEAEEANGGRYALHHWTDRCPEPWLEAVAALENAAGEVVRDEGEDEAPEVEASGMVFDPAVLRETEDAALAQGRRTVVTAVEHVESGRLVGLTTISVLAHRQDVVFQDDTLVLQEHRGNKLGLLIKVSNMERLSEQFPDARVIYTWNAPENRYLLTVNKQLGFTTAGVTGLWQKELPGRSTGTTSSD is encoded by the coding sequence ATGGCAGAAACGGCTGGAATGACTGTAGACGAGGCGAAGACCGTTCAAGTCGAGCAGCTGTGGGTGCCTGACACCCTGGACAGCCCCGACGCCACTGACTTCCTGGATGCCGTGGAAGTAGGCCGCCGGGTACGTATGGAAACGTGGGGGAGCGACGACCTCGCCTACACGCCACTGGAAAAGCTGCTTGAGTTCTCAGATCCCTATGAACGCCAGATCATCCTGGTGGCCAAAGTGGACGGCGCGATTGTGGGCACCGTGGACATTGCCTTGCCTTTGGCAGACAACATGGACCTGGCCGAGTTCACGTTGGACATCCTGCCCGAGTTCCAAAGCCAAGGGGTGGGGCGCCAATTGCTTGAAGCGGCCGAACAATTGGCCCGGGCAGAAGGCCGCACCATGATCCTGGTGGACACGAACCATCCGGCAACATCGCTGACCGAGGTACCCGAGGACCAGCTGATTCCCGGCAGCGGCGCGGGCTTTGTTCCCGTCAGCAGCAGGGAGGTGGACTTCGCCAAGCGCGCCGGCTATACCCTCCAGCACATTGAACAGTTCAGTTCCTGCGCGTTGCCGCTGGATTCCAAGCTCGTGGGTGACTTGCAGCTTGAGGCCGAGGAAGCCAACGGCGGCCGATACGCACTGCACCACTGGACTGACCGCTGCCCGGAACCCTGGCTCGAGGCCGTGGCGGCGTTGGAGAACGCTGCTGGTGAAGTTGTCCGGGACGAGGGGGAGGACGAGGCCCCTGAAGTGGAGGCCAGCGGAATGGTCTTTGACCCCGCTGTCCTTCGCGAAACGGAAGACGCGGCCTTGGCGCAGGGCCGACGCACGGTGGTCACCGCCGTCGAGCATGTTGAGAGCGGAAGGCTCGTGGGCCTGACCACCATCAGCGTCCTGGCCCACCGCCAGGACGTGGTTTTCCAGGACGACACACTGGTCCTGCAGGAACACCGTGGCAACAAGCTCGGTCTGCTGATCAAGGTCTCGAACATGGAACGGCTCAGCGAGCAGTTTCCTGATGCCCGGGTGATCTACACGTGGAACGCTCCTGAAAACCGCTACCTCCTCACCGTGAACAAGCAGCTCGGTTTCACCACCGCGGGCGTCACGGGACTGTGGCAGAAGGAACTTCCGGGCCGGAGTACGGGCACGACGTCATCTGACTAG
- the nusG gene encoding transcription termination/antitermination protein NusG codes for MSEQELEVNETELEETEGAAVEAAEESEVDSAAPESADADDSEEDFEADVDDESDDASGDVADEDDASEESDGDDLAAAAAAAPADPAEEFKAKLRRQEGDWYVIHSYAGYENRVKANLETRIQTLDMEDYIFEIQVPMEEVVEIKNAQRKVINRVRIPGYVLVRMDLTDASWGAVRHTPGVTGFVGNAHNPVPLRLDEVFSMLAPVFEEEQAEQGKPVNKQNQAPVAVDFEVGESVIVKEGPFETLPATISEIKPESQTLVVLVSIFERETPVTLAFNQVTKI; via the coding sequence GTGTCTGAGCAGGAGCTCGAGGTAAACGAGACTGAGCTGGAAGAAACTGAGGGCGCTGCAGTTGAGGCTGCGGAAGAGTCCGAGGTTGATTCTGCTGCGCCCGAATCTGCCGACGCCGACGATTCCGAAGAGGACTTCGAAGCTGACGTTGACGATGAGTCTGATGACGCGTCCGGCGATGTTGCAGACGAAGACGACGCTTCGGAAGAGTCCGACGGCGACGACCTGGCAGCCGCTGCTGCTGCAGCGCCGGCTGATCCGGCTGAAGAATTCAAGGCCAAGCTGCGCCGCCAGGAAGGTGACTGGTACGTCATCCACTCCTACGCCGGTTACGAAAACCGCGTTAAGGCCAACCTCGAGACCCGTATCCAGACCTTGGACATGGAAGATTACATCTTCGAAATCCAGGTCCCCATGGAAGAAGTCGTCGAGATCAAGAATGCGCAGCGCAAGGTGATCAACCGCGTTCGCATTCCCGGTTACGTCCTGGTCCGTATGGACCTGACCGACGCCTCCTGGGGCGCCGTCCGCCACACCCCGGGCGTCACCGGCTTCGTGGGCAACGCCCACAACCCCGTCCCGCTGCGCCTTGACGAGGTCTTCTCCATGCTCGCCCCGGTCTTCGAAGAAGAGCAGGCAGAGCAGGGCAAGCCGGTCAACAAGCAGAACCAGGCTCCCGTGGCCGTCGACTTCGAGGTCGGCGAGTCGGTCATCGTCAAGGAAGGTCCGTTCGAGACCCTTCCGGCAACGATCTCCGAGATCAAGCCCGAGTCCCAGACCCTGGTGGTCCTGGTCTCGATCTTCGAGCGCGAAACCCCGGTGACGCTCGCATTCAACCAGGTCACCAAGATCTAG